The Bacteroidota bacterium genome includes the window ACTCTCCGGGAAAAATTCCAGCAAACTTTCGTTATCGTTACGCACAACGAGGAACTCGCAAACATGGCGGACAGGAAATTGACTATGAAAGACGGGATGATTAGCAATTAAGAATGTCATTTCGACCGCAGGGAGAAATCTCCTGAATTATTACTGCAATTAAATAGGAGATTCCTCGCTTTGCTCGGAATGACAACGCTCAAAACGAAAACTTCTGCTCCTTTCTCACTTGCCCGTCAAATCTCAAGCGTGCGTAATAATCTCCTTGCGGTAAGTTGCTGGTCTTGAATTCATAATTGAAAAGATAAAAACCTTTATCGCGGGGAACATCGGTGAAAAACATTTCTACTACATGACCTTGTGCGTCATAAATACCAAAAGTGACTAATCCGTTTGTGTAAATTTCGTATTCAAATGTCCCGCTGATTTTAGCCGGATGATTATAAAATGCAGTTCCGTTATTGCTCTCCTCATAATCTATTTTGTATTTCGGAATTGCTTTTCCTGTAAGATTTGAAACAAACTTCTGCAGTTGCTTGCTGACTGCGTCATCCCCTCCAATGCTTTCCATTCCGTTGCCATCCGAAACAATCCACACAGCGCTTTGAGCGATGGGATTTTTATACCATTTATTCAGGTCAATGTATTTAGCAAGCTGAACGAGATTTGTATCTGCCATTTCTCCTATAGAAAAAACCGAACTACTGTCGGGCGAAGCGTTGTGCGCCTGGCAGCACATTCCGTAAAGATCAAATATTTTTGTTTCGTTCGGAAGCAGCGCGAGTGTTACAGCTTTAGTGACAAGAATGTCCTGTTCAGAATTGTTCTCTGAATCCAGCCGTCTCCCCGCTTCCATTGAATAGGCTACAGGATGATTCTGATTGTTCTTGAGCTTCATTTTAATCACATCTCCTGTGTGACCACCTTTGCCAAAGATTTTAGCTTTCACCAAATTCTTTTTCAAGGCATTTTCAACGGACATTATTTTGTTTTCTGCAAGCTTGTCCGCAAAAGCCATTGCAAAAACGGATTGAGTGATTGCGATAAACATCATGGGGAGGAAGAATGATGTTTTCATGATAATAAGATTTAAAGAGCGTTAGAAGGATACAACGAAGAAGAAAGGAATTTATTTTCTTCGCTTCAAACTTTGATAATCGAGGTAGTAAAGAATTTTTATAGAAAAACTATTTAATTGAGGAGATTCGAATGTTTTATTAAAATTATCGAGATAATTATTGATTAGCTGCGTTCCTTCGGTGAAGATGGCATTCTTCCATACAAAGCTTAGTTCGCTTGCGGGAGCAAACTGCCATGTGTAAATCATGTCAACTGTCACTGCGTTAAAGTTGATGTTATTGTTTTGGTTGTAAGAAGTGGTTGATTCTTTTCCATTATCATTTAGCGCAAAATATTCTTTATACTTCACCTGACTCCAGTAATGGCGCGCACGTAGAGAAAGCGACATAGTAGCTGTGAAAATATAATTTGCCTGGAGTGTATTAATAATATCATTTCTGTCTCTCACTCCAAAAATAATTGTATCGTTCACATTATCTGCCCATCCCACATCATCAAAATGACTTTCTGAATGATGAAAAAATTGCATGTTAAATTTATCATTGAAACGGAAACGAGGCGAGAATCCCCATGAAAGTTTATTCCTGTTACGCTGATTAAACGGCATGTCACTGATTTCTCCTGAAAGTCCGAATCGTTTTCTTGAATCAGAAGAAAAATAAGTTCCCACATCATAACAGGTAGGCATTTGATAATATCTTCCGTCTATACGGGGTTCATAGTAATCATAATACTTTACCGGCCGAACTCCCCATGTAAATCCCCAAGTGAAATAATTTTTAAAATCAATATCTGTACTCCAATCAATGTTCAGTTTGGCAAAGGTGCGCGGGCTTTCAAGCATGTAATAATCAATTCCTAAATTGTTGGTCATCTTAATTATTTTCCAGAATGGTTTGTAAATGTTGTAACTCTGGTTGAAGAAAACAGCCGCTTCATTATTTCTTTCGAGATAACCTAAATCATTCGGATTATACTTTTTATCTTTCACGCGATAGGTCAGTTCATTCTGATAACTCCCGCTAATTTTTTGAATGGTGGCTCTGTAAAGTATTCCGAGTTCAGGCATTGATGAATCGGGATAAAAGAGTTGACTCACACAAGCATTTCCATTTACAGACCATTTATTCGCTTTGTTGTTCAGTTTGAATTGCGTTCCTGTCACATTCGCGTCATACCAGTCACCGTCACGCGTAACATTTGTATTTGTCAGGCTCATATAAGAATTATTTCTCAGCGACTGGTCAAGCACAAATACATTGTAATTTGTCAGCGGGTCCGTCATTATTTGTCTTTCTTGTCCGGAAATAGTGTCAAGCGCAACGGCAAAAGTATTTGCAGTGGTTGCATTCAGAAATCCGATTCCGAGTTTGCCTCTGGTTCTTCCGGAAATTTTTGTTGCGTTATACAATTGTGATGAAGAAGGATTTTTGGTAATGATTTCGTTTGAGTCTTTCAGATAATCGGCAGATCCATAACCCAACGGCTCTCCTCCTATTCTTCTGGAATAAAAAATATTGGAACGGTTGAATAATTCAATTCCCTCTGTAAAAAAAGAACGTTGTTCATCATA containing:
- a CDS encoding carbohydrate binding family 9 domain-containing protein; the protein is MKRGSLCILFVFTSLFSFTQTPQKKEYTAVRISSSPKIDGVLDDSCWMNVAIATDFTQSEPNPGNSSRQKTEVKFVYDNFFIYISAMMYDTHPDSILCELSKRDNAFFGPNADAFGFLIDTYNDGQNALFFGVTSCGVQADTKASEPDNFDDSWNVAWESKVKISNNGWMAEIKIPYSAIRFPKKENQEWGINFFRQIRRYREFSDWNPVNPEEQGLIHQSGILKGITHIESPLRLSFSPYISSSLDIYDGNTAHSINGGADVKYGINESFTMDMTLIPDFGQVRSDDKVLNLSPFETRYDEQRSFFTEGIELFNRSNIFYSRRIGGEPLGYGSADYLKDSNEIITKNPSSSQLYNATKISGRTRGKLGIGFLNATTANTFAVALDTISGQERQIMTDPLTNYNVFVLDQSLRNNSYMSLTNTNVTRDGDWYDANVTGTQFKLNNKANKWSVNGNACVSQLFYPDSSMPELGILYRATIQKISGSYQNELTYRVKDKKYNPNDLGYLERNNEAAVFFNQSYNIYKPFWKIIKMTNNLGIDYYMLESPRTFAKLNIDWSTDIDFKNYFTWGFTWGVRPVKYYDYYEPRIDGRYYQMPTCYDVGTYFSSDSRKRFGLSGEISDMPFNQRNRNKLSWGFSPRFRFNDKFNMQFFHHSESHFDDVGWADNVNDTIIFGVRDRNDIINTLQANYIFTATMSLSLRARHYWSQVKYKEYFALNDNGKESTTSYNQNNNINFNAVTVDMIYTWQFAPASELSFVWKNAIFTEGTQLINNYLDNFNKTFESPQLNSFSIKILYYLDYQSLKRRK